Sequence from the Gemmatimonadota bacterium genome:
ACGATGTCGAGCCAACGGCCGTTCCGGTCGAAGAGGTCCAAACGCACGGTGGTGGTGTCGCTGCTCGAGAGCCGTACCCAGCGGCGCCCGTCGCGGTCAACCGAAATCTGTTCGAATGCCGGTCGTTCATCGGGAATCGCCGAGGTGAGCAGCGAGGCGCGCAGGACCGGTTCGGGAGTGTACTGCTTGTTGCTATTGATCCGGTCGTCGACGATCGCCTGCTTCTCGGCGGCCGAGATGGCGCCGCTGGGTCTCGGGCGCGAGAAGAGCAGGGTGGTGTCCTGGCCGTTCCGTGTGGCCCGCAGCTGGTACTCGCCACTCCATCCGACCACGAAGCCGCCGACCGGATCGGCGACGCTCATGTCCTGCGGCTGCAGGGGAACCTGCATCTCCATCCGCACCACGCTTCCCTCGCGCACCAGCCAGCGCTTGTCGCTCTTGGGGTGTTCGGGGAGGAAGGCGGTGTCGAGCGTGCTGCCGTCGAGCGAGAAACGAATGAAGCCGCGCCGCGGTGGCTTGGTGGAGTCGGGTGGCAGCATCACTGGGACTATCGCACGGCCGTCGCCGTCCAACCCGATCCGCGAGAAGTAGCGCGGCGTCGTGGGGCGCTGGAGGAGTGGTGCGCCGGTGGAGATCAGGAAGGTGCCGGCGCGCGCGGCCGAGGGGTCGTGCACGACGAGCGTGTCACCGCGGTAGGCGAGCCAGGCGGAGCGATACTCTCCCGGCCCCGCACCTTCGCGGCCGACGGTGCCGAGATAGCGGCCGGTCGGGTCGAACCGCATCACTTCCGTCGGCTTCTCGTCGGCGACGAAGAGGGTGCCATCCTCGAGCAGGATCAGGTCGGCGGGGTCGCGGAGGGCGCCGGCGCTGTCGTCGGCGGGCTGGATGGTTCGTTCGAGTACCAGCGACCACTTCCCGCTGTCGGCGGGGGAGTGGTTGGTGACCCGGACGATTCCGCCGGCGAGAGTATCGATGGTGGCACCGGCCTGCCCGGCGTCCCGGGTCGAGGTGCCACAGGCGGCAGCGAAGAGGCACAGGGCGGCGACGGGGCGCAGAGGAGTCGGCATAGGGGGGTAGATGCGCACGGGGCGGGAATGGTTGGGGTGGCCGATCACTCCGGCCCTGGCATTGGTTGCGTCCGGGCGCGTGGAATTGCATCATCAGAGATGGTGACCCCCTCGCCGCTGAGCCAGGACCCTGACCTGGTGCGCCGCCTGTTGCGTGCCAAGGATCGGATGGACGCCGCCTCGCACGAGCAGTGGCCCGTTGAGCGGCTCGCGCGCGTGAGTGGTGTCTCCGAGGCACACTTCGCGCGGTCGTTCAAACAGGCGTTCGGCCTGCCGCCGCATCGCTATCTCCTGACGCGCAGGATTGAACGGGCGATGGCCCAGCTGCGCGACACCGAACTTTCCATCACCGAGATCGCCTTCCGCACCGGTTGGGAGAGCCTGGGGACCTTCGGCCGCACATATCGCGACATCACCGGCGAGTCGCCGAGTGTGACCCGGAAGCGGCTCCGGGAGATTCCGGCCGAGCTGGGCCGGGTGCCGGCCTGTGTCCTCAAGGCGGCGCACCGTCCCGACCTCAACTCCGCAGTTTCGGAGAAGCGGCGCCAGGCCGCGGGCGATATCCTCTCCGCACCACCTACCGGGAGAGTTCATGAGTGAAGGGATTCAAGTCGTCGGACTCTACGTCCGCGACCAGGACGAGGCGCTCGCCTTCTACGTCGATCAGCTCGGCTTCCGCGTCCATACCGACGTCCGGAACGGCGACTACCGCTGGCTCACCGTCCAGCACCCCGACCAGCCGTCGTTCCAGCTCGGCCTCTTCGCCCCGGGGCCGCCGGTGCTCGACGCGGCCACGGCCAAGGCGCTGCGCGAGCTCATCGCCAAGGGCGCCATGCCGCCGCTGGTACTGACGGTGGCCAACTGCCGCACCGCCTACGATCGGATGCGCGCCGGTGGGGTTGAGTTCACCCAGGAGCCGATCGACCGCTACGGCACGGTCGACGCCGGCTTCCGCGACCCCTCGGGCAACGGCTGGAAGATGATCCAGGCGCGAGGTGGCCAGTGAGCCGCCCCGCGTGGCCGCGGCAGCTGCACCGCTGGGTGTCGATGCTGTTCACCCTCACGGTGGTGGCCAACTTCGTCGCCATGTCCCGGGGGACGCCGGCGGCGTGGATCACCTACGCGCCGCTGCTGCCGCTGGCGGTGCTGGCGTTCACCGGACTCTACCTCTTTGCGGTGCCGTATCTGAAGAAGGGGTAGGAGGTGAGGGGTGAGGGGTGAGGGGTGAGGGTGAGGGGGCGGTCATCACCGCTGCCACGCCGCGGTGGCGCCCCGGCTTGGCACCCTCGTAGTAGCTTGAGAGGGACTCCTCCAACCGTCGGTTGACCATGACGCTGCAGCATCCGTCGGCGCCTCGCCTCCCTTGCCTGGTTCTCGCTGCTCTGCTCATGACGCCTCCCGTGGCGCACGCGCACGCGCAGGGCGGCCCGGCCGGAAACGACTTCGCTGCGTGGGCCGATTCGGTTGCGTCGGCACCATCCGGCGCGGCACTCGACGCACTGCGCGCCAACACTCAGGTTTGGAATGGCGGGCAGCGCTCGCTGGCCCGCGGCTGGTGGCAGCTCCGGCGCGGCGTCGTGACGGGCAACGCGAACACCGTCGAGGCCGGCATCCGCGTGCTCGTGATCGAGCGCACCGCGCAGCGGGAGTCGCCGTGGCCGGCGTACTTCCTCGCGCGCGGCTTCCATGACCTGAGCGTGCTTCGTGCGCCGATCCGGAGCAACCTCGCGCAGCCCGAGGGCGAATCGAACGTCGCGACCTTCTGGCATCTGCTCGTACCATTGATCGACGCGCATCCGGCATTTGCCCCCGCCGCGCGCCTCGCGACCGACGCGCTCCTCGCGCTTGGCGATCGCACCCTTCGCCCCGATGAGTTGACGGTCCTGCGCACCTTGATGCTGCGCGAGCCGTCGAACGCCGACCTGATGATCGTGGAAGCACGACGACTTCGCGCCACGGGAGCGATGCCGGCCGCACTGGCCCGTTTCGACGCCGCCCGCGCGAATGGCGGCGACCGCGGCGTCCTGGGCCTGGAGCGGGCGCGGACCCTTGCGGCCCTTGGTCGGGTGGCGGATGGCGAGGCGGCGTACTGGGAGGGAATGACGGCACTCACGCCGGCCGGGCGCGAAGCGTATCGCACCGATCTCGCCTGGTTCGTCCACCCCGATACCCTGGCCCCGTTCGATCAGGTGCCGACCGACTCGGTACGGGCCTGGCTGGGGCGCTTCTGGCTCGAGCGCGATGCGCTCGCGGCCAACCTCCCCGGCGAACGACTGCAAGAGCAGCTCCTGCGTTGGAACGACGCCTTCCGTGACTATCACGTCCCGCTCCCGTGGCGCAGGGCACAGTTCGGCCGGGTCGAGCACCTCTTTGAGGAGCTCGACCTCTGCCTCAACAACGCAGGCCGCCGACTGCAGGAGGACCTCGCGCGATTGCAGCCAAGCCTGACCGGCGACACGCGCAGTGACGAGCCGATCCTCGACCACCGCGGATTGATCGTGCTGCGGCACGGGCTGCCGGTGCGTCGCGTCCACGGCAGGCCAGCAGCCGATACCGACACGACGATCCAGATGATGATCAACCGGCGCGGGACGAACCTGGCGCCAGCGTTGCGTGCGGAGGTGATGGCGGAGTCGATGCGCTTCAACGAAAGTTGGGTGTATTGGCTGGAAGGACGGTGGCGCACCTTCTCCTTCCGCGGCAGCCAGGCACTCGGCTACCACGCCGCCACCACGCTGATGAGTTACCTCCCGCTCACCGATGCGATCGGTCGGAGTTTCGCGGCCGATTGGCAGCTGCGCGTCGGGCTTTCGGAGGAGTGGGCGCGCGCAGACGCCCGGTTGCGGGAGCGGCCGACGGCGGGAAATCCACGCGCCATCACCTGCGACGACGTCTTCGGCGCCGCGGTACGCCAGCAGCGGGTCGACGCGGAGCTCGGCATCGCCACCGACAGCGATTCGCCGCCGATGTACGACCCCTGGCCGTCGGCGATTGCGGTCTACGGCCTCGGGCAGGACGCGGCGACGGGAAAGGCGTTGGTCGCGCTCGCGATCCCGCGCGACCACCTCGAGAGCACGCCGGTCGGCGACGGTCGACGCGACCAGCCGGTGCAGATCCGCGTGACCGCGTACGAGCGGAGCAGCGGCCGATTCGTGGCACTCGACTCGCTCCTCCACTTCCTGAGCCGCGACACCGATTTCTCCGGAAGTTTCGTGAACCAGTTGCTCGAGCTCCCGCTCACGCCCGGGTCCTGGCGCGTCGCCGTGAAGCTGACGCAGGGGGTCGACACGACCGGATCGTATGCGCTCCTGCCGGAGCTCACCATTGGCCCGGCAGACCGGCTGACGATGAGCGACATTGTGATTGGCCGTGTCGGGGGCGTGCCGTGGCGGACCCCCACCGGCGGGAGCTTCCTGGTCAATACGCTCGGCACCTGGCCGCGGACCGAAGAGGCGGTGATCTACTACGAACTGTACGGTGCGCGCGCCGGTGACACCTTGCGGACCAAGATCGAGATCCGCTCGCTCGCACCGGGGCGCGGGAGTGATCGCATCTCGGCATCATTCCGCGAGGTGGTCGGCGACGGACCGATCTCGGCAGTGCGGCGCTTGGGCCTGGCAGAGCTCCGGGGCGGGCAATACGAGCTGAAGGTGACGGTCGAGGCGTCGAGCGGTTCGGTCAGCCGCCAGCAGCGGCTGATCGTCACCGTGCCGTAGTGACGGTCGGCTGCCAGCGCCCCACTCTGGACCTCCTCGATGTAGCTTGAGAGGGACCCCTCCAACCGTGGTTGACCATGACGCTGCAGCATCCGGCCGTCCAGCGGCTCCTCCAAATGGGATTGTTCTACCTCGCCATCCTCGCCTTCTTCGGCGAGCTCCGCTGGGGCTCGAACGCGATGTTTCTCTTCGGGTCGACCTGGATCGGCCAAGCGATCGTGACGGTGTTCCTGAAGCCGCGCGATACGAGTGACGTTTCTCCTCGGTCGCCGGAAACCCGATGAGCCGTTCAAGTGTCACCACCTGCTGGATGGTGCTGAGCGCCATCCCGCTCCTCGGCGTCGCCGCCCAGCAGATCGACGTGCGGCCGGCGCCTTCGCAGGGGTGCACGGGCGCACCGACTGCCGACTCCACCATCTACGACGCCGACGAGGCATCACCTGGTCCCCAGCTTCGGAGCTTTCGGAGGCTGGAAATGCCGACGGCCCTCCGCGAAGCCGGCGGGAAGGGTGGCGTGACGCTGGCCTACGTCGTCAACGCCGATGGCAGGATCGACAGCAGCAACGTGGTGGTGATGACGGTCAGCGACTCGGCGTTCATCGCACCGGCGCGCGCGACGGTGCTCGGCTCACGCTTTTGGCCCGGCTGCCGCTCGGGCGTCC
This genomic interval carries:
- a CDS encoding helix-turn-helix transcriptional regulator, giving the protein MVTPSPLSQDPDLVRRLLRAKDRMDAASHEQWPVERLARVSGVSEAHFARSFKQAFGLPPHRYLLTRRIERAMAQLRDTELSITEIAFRTGWESLGTFGRTYRDITGESPSVTRKRLREIPAELGRVPACVLKAAHRPDLNSAVSEKRRQAAGDILSAPPTGRVHE
- a CDS encoding VOC family protein, with product MSEGIQVVGLYVRDQDEALAFYVDQLGFRVHTDVRNGDYRWLTVQHPDQPSFQLGLFAPGPPVLDAATAKALRELIAKGAMPPLVLTVANCRTAYDRMRAGGVEFTQEPIDRYGTVDAGFRDPSGNGWKMIQARGGQ
- a CDS encoding energy transducer TonB — its product is MSRSSVTTCWMVLSAIPLLGVAAQQIDVRPAPSQGCTGAPTADSTIYDADEASPGPQLRSFRRLEMPTALREAGGKGGVTLAYVVNADGRIDSSNVVVMTVSDSAFIAPARATVLGSRFWPGCRSGVPVRVQVTQSFGFEAKNYDSRGFLIRPKRGG